One Peromyscus leucopus breed LL Stock chromosome 2, UCI_PerLeu_2.1, whole genome shotgun sequence DNA window includes the following coding sequences:
- the E2f5 gene encoding transcription factor E2F5 isoform X2 — translation MAAAEPASSAQPTPQAQAQPPPPPPGAPSSQPPAALAAGSSRHEKSLGLLTTKFVSLLQEAQDGVLDLKAAADTLAVRQKRRIYDITNVLEGIDLIEKKSKNSIQWKGVGAGCNTKEVIDRLRFLKAEIEDLELKERELDQQKLWLQQSIKNVMEDSINNKFSYVTHEDICNCFNGDTLLAIQAPSGTQLEVPIPEMGQNGQKKYQINLKSHSGPIHVLLINKESSSSKPVVFPVPPPDDLTQPSSQSSTSVTPQKSTMAAQNLPEQQVSERSQSFQQTPATEVSSGSISGDIIDELMSSDVFPLLRLSPTPADDYSFNLDDNEGVCDLFDVQILNY, via the exons aTGGCGGCGGCGGAGCCCGCGAGCTCTGCTCAGCCCACGCCGCAGGCCCAGgcccagccgccgccgccgccgcctggggCGCCATCCTCGCAGCCGCCCGCGGCGCTCGCGGCGGGCAGCAGCCGGCACGAGAAGAGCCTGGGGCTGCTCACCACCAAGTTCGTGTCGTTGCTGCAGGAGGCGCAGGACGGCGTCCTGGATCTCAAAGCG GCTGCAGATACTTTGGCTGTGAGGCAAAAGCGAAGAATTTATGATATCACCAATGTCTTAGAAGGAATTGatctaattgaaaaaaaatcaaagaacagtATCCAGTGGAA GGGTGTAGGTGCTGGCTGTAATACTAAAGAAGTTATAGATagattaagatttcttaaagctGAAATTGAAGATCTAGAACTGAAGGAAAGAGAACTCGACCAGCAGAAATTGTGGCTACAGCAAAGCATCAAAAATGTGATGGAAGACTCCATTAATAACAA ATTTTCCTATGTAACTCACGAAGACATCTGCAATTGCTTTAATG GTGATACACTGTTGGCCATTCAGGCACCTTCTGGCACACAGCTCGAAGTACCTATTCCAGAAATG GGTCAGAATGGACAAAAGAAATACCAGATAAATTTAAAGAGTCACTCAGGACCTATCCATGTGCTGCTTATAAATAAAGAGTCCAGTTCATCTAAGCCGGTGGTTTTTCCTGTCCCCCCACCTGATGACCTCACACAGCCTTCCTCCCAGTCCTCAACATCAGTGACTCCACAGAAATCCACCATGGCTGCTCAGAACCTGCCTGAGCAGCAAGTTTCTGAAAGAAGCCAGAGTTTCCAGCAGACACCAGCTACAGAAGTATCTTCAG GATCTATTAGTGGAGACATCATTGATGAACTGATGTCTTCTGATG tctTTCCTCTCTTACGGCTTTCTCCTACCCCAGCAGATGACTACAGTTTTAATTTAGATGATAATGAAGGAGTTTGTGATTTGTTTGATGTTCAGATACTAAATTATTAG
- the E2f5 gene encoding transcription factor E2F5 isoform X1: MAAAEPASSAQPTPQAQAQPPPPPPGAPSSQPPAALAAGSSRHEKSLGLLTTKFVSLLQEAQDGVLDLKAAADTLAVRQKRRIYDITNVLEGIDLIEKKSKNSIQWKGVGAGCNTKEVIDRLRFLKAEIEDLELKERELDQQKLWLQQSIKNVMEDSINNKFSYVTHEDICNCFNGDTLLAIQAPSGTQLEVPIPEMPSSQSSTSVTPQKSTMAAQNLPEQQVSERSQSFQQTPATEVSSGSISGDIIDELMSSDVFPLLRLSPTPADDYSFNLDDNEGVCDLFDVQILNY, from the exons aTGGCGGCGGCGGAGCCCGCGAGCTCTGCTCAGCCCACGCCGCAGGCCCAGgcccagccgccgccgccgccgcctggggCGCCATCCTCGCAGCCGCCCGCGGCGCTCGCGGCGGGCAGCAGCCGGCACGAGAAGAGCCTGGGGCTGCTCACCACCAAGTTCGTGTCGTTGCTGCAGGAGGCGCAGGACGGCGTCCTGGATCTCAAAGCG GCTGCAGATACTTTGGCTGTGAGGCAAAAGCGAAGAATTTATGATATCACCAATGTCTTAGAAGGAATTGatctaattgaaaaaaaatcaaagaacagtATCCAGTGGAA GGGTGTAGGTGCTGGCTGTAATACTAAAGAAGTTATAGATagattaagatttcttaaagctGAAATTGAAGATCTAGAACTGAAGGAAAGAGAACTCGACCAGCAGAAATTGTGGCTACAGCAAAGCATCAAAAATGTGATGGAAGACTCCATTAATAACAA ATTTTCCTATGTAACTCACGAAGACATCTGCAATTGCTTTAATG GTGATACACTGTTGGCCATTCAGGCACCTTCTGGCACACAGCTCGAAGTACCTATTCCAGAAATG CCTTCCTCCCAGTCCTCAACATCAGTGACTCCACAGAAATCCACCATGGCTGCTCAGAACCTGCCTGAGCAGCAAGTTTCTGAAAGAAGCCAGAGTTTCCAGCAGACACCAGCTACAGAAGTATCTTCAG GATCTATTAGTGGAGACATCATTGATGAACTGATGTCTTCTGATG tctTTCCTCTCTTACGGCTTTCTCCTACCCCAGCAGATGACTACAGTTTTAATTTAGATGATAATGAAGGAGTTTGTGATTTGTTTGATGTTCAGATACTAAATTATTAG